A single Leptospira kirschneri serovar Cynopteri str. 3522 CT DNA region contains:
- a CDS encoding cob(I)yrinic acid a,c-diamide adenosyltransferase, whose translation MKIYTKKGDFGQTSLATGVKVSKSDRRVELYGTADELNSTVGVVKSFLQKESILHSSLETIQNLLFELGAELAGFRSKQESCILEEDITFLENQIDQMQEKLEPLKKFILPGGTKAAAFLHISRTVSRRLEREMVKFKEEGLEILSSPMIFMNRLSDYFFVAARFANLEENIQEPLWTSRTKT comes from the coding sequence ATGAAAATCTATACCAAAAAAGGCGATTTTGGACAGACTTCTTTAGCGACTGGTGTAAAGGTTTCTAAGTCGGATCGTAGAGTAGAGTTATATGGAACTGCTGACGAACTCAATTCTACTGTTGGAGTTGTGAAATCGTTTTTACAGAAGGAATCCATACTTCATTCTTCTTTGGAAACAATCCAAAATCTTCTTTTTGAATTAGGCGCGGAATTGGCTGGTTTTCGGTCTAAACAAGAATCCTGTATCTTGGAAGAAGACATTACGTTTTTAGAAAATCAAATTGATCAAATGCAGGAAAAATTAGAACCGTTGAAAAAATTTATTCTTCCCGGCGGAACTAAGGCGGCTGCATTTTTACATATTTCTAGAACCGTTTCCAGAAGATTAGAAAGAGAAATGGTGAAGTTTAAGGAAGAGGGTCTTGAAATTCTTTCTTCTCCTATGATTTTTATGAATCGTCTTTCGGATTATTTTTTTGTGGCCGCTCGTTTTGCAAATTTGGAAGAGAATATTCAGGAACCATTATGGACGTCCAGAACAAAGACGTGA
- a CDS encoding peptide MFS transporter, protein MDVQNKDVNSHPKGLTILFFTETWERFSFYGMRALLVLFLTKVFHFSDVEANRIYGIYTGLVYLTPLLGGYLADRYLGFKKCIFLGATLMMFGHLSLAFETKPFFFLGLGLLILGVGFFKPNIATVLGRIYDEDNKTRMKDSGFTIFYMGINLGGFLGPLFCGYFSKSWGWGYGFGVAAFGVLFGILILLLGQKQFPDKVFEPGKKNHIFEGQKHSTLKKEEKQKLAVIFIFTLFVIIFWAAFEQIGSSINLFIDRHVNRNWFGYDIPTPFFQSLNPLLILIFAPIIASFWTTLAKNNWKPDTSTRFATGFFILALGFSVLTLVTLDFRPGHKISAVWLLLMVLCITVGELFTSPGGLALVTKLSPKQLGGFMMGVWLLSSFFGNILAGELAGLMKTDNFPTFFGMFAILAFVGGMILYITRKKLQAWMHGADQ, encoded by the coding sequence ATGGACGTCCAGAACAAAGACGTGAATTCTCATCCCAAAGGTCTTACGATTTTATTTTTTACAGAGACTTGGGAAAGGTTCAGCTTTTATGGAATGCGCGCCTTACTCGTGTTATTTCTTACTAAGGTTTTTCATTTTTCCGATGTGGAAGCAAATCGAATCTATGGAATTTATACAGGTCTCGTTTATTTGACTCCTCTTCTAGGAGGTTATCTTGCAGATCGTTATTTAGGTTTTAAAAAATGTATTTTTCTAGGAGCCACATTGATGATGTTCGGGCATTTGAGTCTTGCCTTTGAAACAAAACCATTTTTCTTTTTAGGTTTAGGATTACTCATCCTAGGAGTTGGTTTTTTTAAACCAAATATCGCTACGGTTTTAGGAAGAATCTACGATGAAGATAATAAAACTCGAATGAAAGATTCTGGTTTTACGATTTTTTATATGGGAATTAATTTAGGAGGTTTTTTAGGACCTTTATTTTGTGGTTACTTTAGTAAATCCTGGGGCTGGGGATACGGATTTGGAGTGGCCGCCTTTGGAGTGTTATTCGGAATTTTAATTCTTCTTTTGGGCCAAAAACAATTTCCGGACAAAGTTTTTGAACCGGGTAAAAAAAATCATATTTTCGAAGGACAAAAACATTCTACTTTAAAAAAAGAGGAAAAACAAAAACTCGCAGTGATTTTTATTTTTACCTTATTTGTGATCATTTTTTGGGCTGCCTTTGAACAGATTGGTTCTTCTATAAATCTTTTTATAGATCGTCACGTGAACCGGAATTGGTTCGGATACGATATTCCTACGCCTTTTTTTCAATCTTTAAATCCGCTTTTGATTTTAATTTTTGCCCCTATTATCGCTTCTTTTTGGACTACACTTGCAAAAAATAATTGGAAACCAGATACTTCTACGAGATTTGCAACCGGTTTTTTCATTTTAGCTTTGGGTTTTTCAGTTTTAACATTAGTCACTCTTGATTTTAGACCTGGTCATAAAATTTCGGCGGTTTGGCTTTTGTTAATGGTTCTTTGTATTACAGTAGGAGAGTTATTTACATCTCCTGGAGGTTTGGCTTTAGTTACCAAGTTGTCTCCTAAACAACTGGGTGGTTTTATGATGGGGGTTTGGCTTCTTTCTAGTTTTTTTGGTAATATTCTCGCCGGAGAATTGGCTGGTCTGATGAAAACGGATAATTTTCCTACTTTTTTTGGGATGTTTGCAATACTTGCATTTGTAGGCGGAATGATTCTTTATATTACAAGAAAAAAACTTCAAGCCTGGATGCACGGTGCGGATCAGTAG